The proteins below are encoded in one region of Pyxidicoccus trucidator:
- the lpxC gene encoding UDP-3-O-acyl-N-acetylglucosamine deacetylase, with protein sequence MRPSSYNQRTVSKTASLQGVGLHSGAKVTLTLRPAPAGHGIVFVRTDLPRPVSIPALAEYVVDTALATTLGRDGVRVGTVEHFMSALAGLGIDNVRVELDGPEVPIMDGSAAPFAALVHEAGVREQEAPKELLVIRKAVSVVDGDKQASLTPSKHFRISCTIDFEHPVIQGQSFDLDFSDRDFSREISRARTFGFLRDVEKLKKLGLARGGSLENAIVVDEVSILNPDGLRFPDEFVRHKILDAIGDVSLFGRPVIGHLTAYKTGHALNHKLVRKVLSDPSCYEIVPARRRELEGLDLGFTGLAGALELEPLVA encoded by the coding sequence ATGCGACCGTCCTCCTACAACCAGCGCACCGTTTCCAAGACTGCCAGCCTGCAGGGAGTGGGACTCCACTCCGGCGCCAAGGTGACGCTCACCCTGCGTCCCGCGCCCGCCGGGCATGGCATCGTCTTCGTGCGCACGGACCTGCCCCGGCCGGTGAGCATCCCCGCGCTGGCGGAGTACGTGGTGGACACGGCGCTGGCGACGACGCTGGGCCGCGACGGCGTGCGCGTGGGCACGGTGGAGCACTTCATGTCGGCGCTGGCCGGCCTGGGCATCGACAACGTGCGCGTGGAGCTGGACGGGCCGGAGGTGCCCATCATGGACGGCAGCGCGGCGCCCTTCGCGGCCCTCGTCCACGAGGCCGGCGTGCGCGAGCAGGAGGCGCCCAAGGAGCTGCTCGTCATCCGCAAGGCCGTGTCCGTGGTGGATGGTGACAAGCAGGCCTCGCTCACCCCGTCCAAGCACTTCCGCATCAGCTGCACCATCGACTTCGAGCACCCCGTCATCCAGGGCCAGTCCTTCGACCTGGACTTCAGCGACCGGGACTTCTCGCGCGAAATCTCCCGCGCCCGCACCTTCGGCTTCCTGCGCGACGTGGAGAAGCTGAAGAAGCTGGGCCTGGCGCGCGGCGGCTCGCTGGAGAACGCCATCGTCGTGGACGAGGTCTCCATCCTCAACCCGGACGGCCTGCGCTTCCCGGACGAGTTCGTGCGGCACAAGATTCTCGACGCCATCGGCGACGTGTCGCTGTTCGGCCGCCCCGTCATCGGGCACCTGACGGCGTACAAGACGGGCCATGCGCTCAACCACAAGCTGGTGCGCAAGGTGCTGTCGGACCCGAGCTGCTACGAAATCGTGCCCGCGCGGCGCCGCGAGCTGGAGGGCCTGGACCTGGGCTTCACCGGCCTCGCGGGGGCGCTGGAGCTGGAGCCCCTCGTCGCCTGA
- a CDS encoding thioredoxin domain-containing protein — protein sequence MLKPTRVILAALLAASITAGCNKEKAPVTAQGPAATAQQANAGEPAPDAVVATFGDGQKITYKELNEKISEPLSNLEKQKHQLRKRGLEGMVTEKLVDAEAKKRNLTQEQYLKAEIDDKVPAPPEERIKEVFDGAKGQLPPGSTFEQMKPQIVDFLNQQPKQERAQALFAELRKNANVQITLPEPPRAPAERKQVAATGAAKGGKEGAPITIVEFSDFECPFCSRANPAVDQVMKEYGDKVRLVFRHFPLDFHKKAPKASEASLCAGDQGKFWEMHDLLFANQQKLDVPDLKAHAATLKLDTAKFDKCLDSGEKASVIQADLEEGKKAGVSGTPAFFINGILLSGAQPFEEFKSIIDEELKTAQK from the coding sequence ATGCTCAAGCCCACCCGTGTCATCCTCGCCGCTCTCCTGGCGGCCTCCATCACCGCCGGCTGTAACAAGGAGAAGGCGCCGGTCACCGCTCAGGGTCCGGCCGCCACGGCACAGCAGGCCAACGCGGGTGAGCCCGCGCCCGATGCCGTCGTCGCGACCTTCGGCGACGGGCAGAAGATTACGTACAAGGAGCTCAACGAGAAGATCTCCGAGCCGCTCTCCAACCTGGAGAAGCAGAAGCACCAGCTGCGCAAGCGCGGCCTCGAGGGCATGGTGACCGAGAAGCTGGTCGATGCCGAGGCCAAGAAGCGCAACCTGACGCAGGAGCAGTACCTGAAGGCGGAGATCGACGACAAGGTCCCCGCGCCTCCCGAGGAGCGCATCAAGGAGGTCTTCGACGGCGCCAAGGGCCAGCTGCCGCCCGGGTCCACCTTCGAGCAGATGAAGCCGCAGATCGTGGACTTCCTCAACCAGCAGCCGAAGCAGGAGCGCGCGCAGGCGCTGTTCGCGGAGCTGCGCAAGAACGCGAACGTGCAGATCACCCTGCCCGAGCCCCCGCGCGCCCCGGCCGAGCGCAAGCAGGTGGCCGCCACCGGCGCCGCCAAGGGTGGCAAGGAGGGTGCGCCCATCACCATCGTCGAGTTCAGCGACTTCGAGTGCCCGTTCTGCAGCCGCGCCAACCCGGCCGTGGACCAGGTCATGAAGGAGTACGGCGACAAGGTGCGCCTGGTGTTCCGCCACTTCCCGCTCGACTTCCACAAGAAGGCGCCGAAGGCCTCCGAGGCCTCGCTGTGCGCCGGCGACCAGGGCAAGTTCTGGGAGATGCACGACCTGCTCTTCGCCAACCAGCAGAAGCTGGACGTGCCGGACCTGAAGGCCCACGCCGCCACGCTGAAGCTGGACACGGCGAAGTTCGACAAGTGCCTGGACTCCGGTGAGAAGGCCTCCGTCATCCAGGCCGACCTGGAGGAAGGCAAGAAGGCGGGCGTGTCCGGTACCCCCGCGTTCTTCATCAACGGCATCCTGCTGTCCGGGGCGCAGCCGTTCGAGGAGTTCAAGAGCATCATCGACGAGGAGCTGAAGACGGCGCAGAAGTAG
- a CDS encoding DUF4388 domain-containing protein: protein MASKPKATPRVSGEQASLDLERPLAAGLSPSRPLSAWFHGPEGMVLLQEPSGFAGFLAGSLGTLSVEEVFAHVLSGIRSGLLAVQHGTVRRTVSFRDGQVVFATSTERWERLGAVLLRLGLLTQAQLTQALSRVTPSRRIGQVLTSEGLVSEANLYSAMTYVVREVVLSLFDLVDGSFLFIEGPAPMADVVKLPERTRELVLTGIKRAEELSRLRRRFQEDMRVEPGPEGALPGEARLFTRLGAGAPLGDVRALYEGGPYAFYTWLDEAVRGGHLVVRAPAPPPAPGPAVEGMAWELLSAEERYNLLLSLIHRALRDAGREEDLLRGFLDSPPAGLEDAFAGVTPGPDGRVDVARLGANLAGGGEAVGRALTLEAMDAIVSYALFSARNVLPPEVAERLSNTYRTLQGGLA, encoded by the coding sequence GTGGCGTCGAAACCGAAGGCCACGCCTCGTGTCAGCGGTGAGCAGGCCTCGCTCGACCTCGAGCGGCCGCTCGCCGCCGGCCTGTCCCCCTCCCGTCCCCTCTCGGCCTGGTTCCACGGGCCCGAGGGGATGGTCCTCCTCCAGGAGCCCTCCGGGTTCGCCGGCTTCCTCGCCGGCAGCCTGGGGACGCTCTCCGTCGAGGAGGTGTTCGCCCACGTCCTGTCGGGCATCCGCAGCGGCCTGCTGGCCGTGCAGCACGGCACGGTGCGCCGCACGGTGTCCTTCCGGGACGGGCAGGTGGTGTTCGCCACGTCCACGGAGCGCTGGGAGCGGCTGGGCGCGGTGCTGCTGCGGCTGGGGCTGCTGACGCAGGCGCAGCTGACGCAGGCGCTGTCGCGGGTGACGCCCTCGCGGCGCATCGGCCAGGTGCTCACGTCCGAGGGCCTCGTCTCGGAGGCCAACCTCTACAGCGCCATGACGTACGTGGTGCGCGAGGTGGTGCTCAGCCTCTTCGACCTGGTGGACGGCAGCTTCCTCTTCATCGAGGGCCCCGCGCCCATGGCGGACGTGGTGAAGCTGCCCGAGCGCACGCGGGAATTGGTGCTCACCGGCATCAAACGGGCGGAGGAGCTGTCCCGCCTGCGCCGCCGCTTCCAGGAAGACATGCGCGTGGAGCCCGGCCCGGAAGGCGCTCTGCCCGGCGAGGCGCGCCTCTTCACGCGGCTGGGCGCGGGCGCCCCGCTGGGCGACGTGCGCGCGCTCTACGAGGGCGGGCCCTACGCCTTCTACACGTGGCTGGACGAGGCCGTGCGCGGCGGCCACCTGGTCGTGCGTGCCCCCGCGCCGCCCCCGGCCCCCGGGCCCGCGGTGGAGGGCATGGCCTGGGAGCTGCTGTCCGCCGAGGAGCGCTACAATCTGCTGCTGTCCCTCATCCACCGGGCGCTGCGCGACGCGGGCCGGGAGGAGGACTTGCTGCGCGGCTTCCTGGACTCGCCACCGGCGGGCCTGGAGGACGCCTTCGCCGGGGTGACGCCCGGCCCGGACGGGCGGGTGGACGTGGCGCGGCTGGGTGCCAACCTCGCCGGGGGTGGCGAGGCGGTGGGGAGGGCCCTCACCCTGGAGGCGATGGACGCCATTGTCTCCTATGCGCTGTTTTCGGCGCGCAACGTGCTCCCTCCCGAGGTGGCAGAGAGGCTGTCCAACACCTACCGCACACTCCAGGGGGGACTGGCCTAG